The proteins below are encoded in one region of Mycobacterium pseudokansasii:
- a CDS encoding glycosyltransferase family 2 protein encodes MTPLVSVVVPVYNGIATIDATMQSLLAQTFRDFELLVSDNMSTDGTWEALQRYTVDPRVRLIRHASNVGPTVNFKTVTDLATGEFIKAVCADDVLYPDNLEVLVKELAAHPSAVVAVSSRDVIDATGRIVLRNRGLAGLRGEIAGPDAIRRSVLAGTNIFGEPPSALFRRRPFVDAGGWDVRFPFLMDLATYCAVLLHSNGSLVAVPRPLWAFRISGAQASVGTQIQSQAGEVIGFFRALAAEHPGLLGQRYLAVGSARARMNAFGRHVVYRWLGRRMHPAPPAAEGQHDGSKTR; translated from the coding sequence GTGACGCCCTTGGTATCGGTGGTCGTGCCGGTTTACAACGGCATCGCGACAATTGATGCAACGATGCAGTCGCTTTTGGCGCAGACATTCCGTGACTTCGAACTGCTGGTTTCGGACAACATGTCCACCGACGGCACCTGGGAGGCCCTGCAGCGTTACACCGTCGACCCCCGGGTCCGGTTGATCCGACACGCGTCTAACGTTGGACCAACGGTGAACTTCAAGACCGTCACCGACCTAGCCACTGGCGAATTCATCAAGGCGGTCTGTGCCGATGACGTGTTGTATCCGGATAACCTCGAGGTGCTGGTGAAAGAGCTAGCAGCTCACCCTTCAGCGGTGGTGGCCGTCAGTTCCAGAGATGTTATCGATGCCACAGGGAGGATCGTGCTTCGCAACCGCGGATTGGCCGGACTCCGCGGTGAAATCGCCGGTCCTGACGCTATCCGGCGCAGCGTGCTCGCTGGCACCAACATTTTCGGCGAACCACCATCGGCCTTGTTCAGGCGCAGGCCCTTTGTTGACGCCGGTGGTTGGGATGTTCGCTTCCCCTTTCTCATGGATCTGGCGACCTACTGCGCGGTGCTACTTCATAGCAACGGCAGTCTTGTCGCGGTACCCCGGCCACTCTGGGCATTTCGAATCAGCGGTGCTCAGGCGAGTGTTGGAACGCAGATACAGTCCCAGGCCGGCGAGGTGATCGGGTTCTTTCGCGCGTTGGCCGCGGAGCACCCCGGGCTGCTCGGGCAGCGGTACCTGGCCGTCGGCAGCGCGCGAGCCCGCATGAACGCTTTCGGGCGCCACGTGGTGTACCGGTGGCTTGGGCGGCGGATGCACCCCGCGCCCCCCGCGGCAGAGGGCCAGCACGACGGCAGCAAGACGCGTTAA
- a CDS encoding GtrA family protein, protein MTEFDLPLESSPPGPLIRLVRDQRVAFLVVGAVNTVVGFGIFVACSQTVGHFVDRRFGTIAGSLVTVGISHVLSVLFAFVMHRRLVFRVRGHVLRDLVRFESVYLTTFGLNAVALTVLVELGLHRIPAQAIIFVPILALNYVGHRYFSFRRGAADVHIVDAQDETSPT, encoded by the coding sequence ATGACTGAATTCGATTTGCCGCTCGAATCGTCGCCGCCGGGGCCGTTGATCCGGCTTGTCCGCGACCAGCGCGTAGCTTTCCTAGTGGTCGGAGCAGTCAACACCGTCGTCGGGTTCGGCATCTTCGTCGCCTGCTCGCAGACCGTGGGCCATTTCGTCGACCGCCGGTTCGGCACGATCGCCGGGTCGCTGGTGACGGTCGGCATCTCCCACGTACTGAGCGTGCTGTTCGCGTTCGTGATGCATCGTCGGTTAGTGTTCCGCGTTCGCGGCCACGTACTGCGTGACCTCGTGCGGTTCGAAAGTGTCTACCTCACCACGTTTGGCCTCAACGCCGTCGCCCTGACTGTGCTGGTCGAGCTGGGCCTGCACCGCATCCCGGCGCAAGCGATCATCTTTGTGCCCATCCTGGCGCTCAACTACGTTGGCCACCGGTACTTTTCCTTCCGGCGCGGCGCCGCCGACGTGCACATCGTCGACGCTCAAGACGAGACTTCGCCGACGTAA
- a CDS encoding glycosyltransferase, translating into MTGDRQLSRVDSVSVVIPVYNGAATLPGVVKELAQLRSTQQTRDGREFRVDEVLLVWDRGIRGSEEVVRELAGHDEWVRPVWLSRNFGQHPATLAGMTSSGGDWIVTMDEDGQHDPGYIGDLLDTAYRDRTQLVYASPRNRPPHGVLRNAASRITKWLFVHVLVSSDGPSAFNSYRLILGEAGRSVAAYAGAGVFLDVALSWVVANPSTCPVMMRQEGRPASAYTLRRLVSHFWRLVISSGTRPLRFVSMMGILFALLGFGVAIYSMIQKLVGGITVQGWTSVFVAVLVVGGATLFALGIIAEYIAASATMAMGKPVYVIVRDPGDTFDNPAD; encoded by the coding sequence GTGACTGGTGACCGTCAGTTGAGCCGTGTGGATTCGGTCAGCGTTGTGATCCCGGTCTACAACGGAGCTGCGACTTTGCCTGGCGTGGTGAAGGAGCTTGCGCAGCTGCGTTCGACTCAGCAAACCCGCGACGGTCGTGAGTTCCGCGTCGACGAGGTGCTCCTGGTGTGGGACCGGGGCATTCGCGGTAGCGAAGAAGTCGTTCGTGAGTTGGCCGGGCACGACGAATGGGTGCGCCCGGTGTGGTTGTCTCGCAACTTCGGACAACATCCGGCCACACTTGCGGGCATGACCTCGTCGGGCGGGGACTGGATCGTCACGATGGACGAGGACGGGCAGCACGACCCGGGTTACATCGGTGACTTGCTCGACACGGCCTACCGGGACCGCACACAGCTGGTGTATGCCTCGCCGAGAAATCGACCGCCGCATGGGGTGTTGCGCAACGCGGCGTCTCGGATCACGAAGTGGTTGTTTGTGCACGTCCTGGTGTCGTCTGACGGGCCCAGTGCATTCAACAGTTACCGATTGATCCTCGGCGAGGCCGGACGAAGTGTCGCAGCCTACGCCGGTGCGGGCGTGTTTTTGGATGTCGCTCTTTCTTGGGTTGTCGCCAACCCGTCGACCTGTCCGGTGATGATGCGCCAAGAAGGACGACCTGCAAGCGCCTACACCCTGCGTCGCCTGGTGTCGCATTTTTGGCGCCTCGTCATCTCGTCGGGTACCCGGCCGCTGCGTTTCGTGTCAATGATGGGCATCTTGTTCGCCCTTCTCGGTTTTGGTGTGGCGATTTACAGCATGATTCAGAAGCTGGTCGGCGGTATCACCGTGCAAGGGTGGACATCGGTGTTCGTGGCGGTGCTTGTCGTCGGCGGGGCCACCTTGTTCGCCCTGGGGATCATCGCCGAATACATCGCCGCTTCAGCCACTATGGCGATGGGCAAGCCCGTATACGTCATCGTGCGAGATCCCGGTGACACCTTCGACAATCCGGCGGACTGA
- a CDS encoding class I SAM-dependent methyltransferase → MITLNPAGVAAAVKARVGRPVLLNLRPPRDRRADKAGRCVVCGTDTRFAFNSWTIPDDVHAFWADSTVSRANILRESMFCRFCCSNLRVRRIAEVLIGLYGPPGCGSFSELIEDPAFRALDIAEVNTIGSLGSLHVLLRRLPRLSFSAYRGPQRLGEIIDGVRNEDMCRFTYPDAAFDLVLSSDTLEHVPDFRTALAETRRVLRPGGRHVFTVPVVWTRTTTEARARVGDDGEIMHLMPPLYHGRGSGAYRFIPVGADLLAFTEFGRDIVDYVREAGFEPEVYEVADDGTGAQTVFAGRVPG, encoded by the coding sequence ATGATCACTTTGAACCCCGCGGGCGTGGCGGCGGCGGTGAAAGCGCGAGTGGGGCGACCTGTGCTGCTCAACCTGCGCCCGCCGCGCGACCGACGCGCCGACAAAGCGGGCCGCTGCGTGGTCTGCGGCACCGATACCAGGTTCGCCTTCAATTCCTGGACCATCCCGGACGACGTGCATGCCTTTTGGGCCGATTCCACCGTGTCGCGGGCGAACATCTTGCGCGAGAGCATGTTCTGCCGGTTTTGCTGCAGCAACCTGAGAGTGAGGCGGATCGCCGAGGTCCTCATCGGTCTCTACGGTCCGCCCGGGTGTGGGTCGTTCTCCGAACTGATCGAGGATCCGGCGTTTCGCGCCCTGGACATCGCCGAAGTAAACACGATCGGCTCGCTCGGATCGCTGCATGTCCTGTTGCGTCGGCTGCCGCGGCTGTCTTTCTCCGCTTACCGGGGGCCGCAGCGTCTGGGCGAAATCATTGACGGCGTCCGTAACGAAGACATGTGTCGCTTTACCTACCCCGATGCTGCCTTTGACCTGGTCCTGTCGTCTGACACTCTCGAGCACGTTCCCGACTTCCGCACCGCACTGGCCGAGACGCGGCGAGTGCTGCGGCCTGGAGGACGTCATGTCTTCACGGTGCCGGTGGTCTGGACGCGTACGACTACGGAAGCGCGTGCCCGCGTAGGCGATGACGGCGAGATCATGCACCTGATGCCGCCCCTCTACCACGGTAGGGGTAGCGGAGCTTACCGGTTCATTCCGGTGGGGGCCGATTTGTTGGCGTTCACCGAGTTCGGCCGCGACATCGTTGATTATGTCCGCGAGGCGGGCTTCGAGCCCGAGGTCTACGAAGTCGCCGACGACGGCACAGGCGCCCAGACCGTCTTCGCTGGGCGCGTCCCCGGGTGA
- a CDS encoding NAD-dependent epimerase/dehydratase family protein gives MLTWIVGRGGLLGSAVSRAMGPTFTHLSVPWEDDDAAVEVLDADLKRFVRTAHNDDWSIIWAAGSGVVGSTADKLAAETRIMSHFVTRLRDVRPAGKGAFFLSSSAGGVYAGSTHPPFSESTTPRPLSPYGETKLAQEEILRMTLQGRVPLVIGRFSNLAGPGQNLAKQQGLVSQLCRAAVTRQSLNVFVPMETLRDYLYVDDAAAMVCALVENVVRDQPSEPLLRNISSQRPVSVCTVLRTVQQVAHRSVRIALGTSPSSRYHVRDLRLCTEYPREFQSVAITPFPVTVKRVYESVLRQQAMR, from the coding sequence GTGCTTACCTGGATCGTGGGTCGCGGCGGACTTCTCGGTAGCGCCGTGTCGCGGGCGATGGGTCCGACGTTCACCCACCTTTCGGTGCCGTGGGAGGATGACGATGCGGCGGTCGAAGTGCTCGATGCCGACCTCAAGCGATTCGTCCGAACGGCCCACAACGACGATTGGTCGATCATCTGGGCCGCCGGCAGCGGCGTCGTCGGTTCTACGGCCGACAAACTCGCCGCGGAGACGCGAATCATGTCGCATTTCGTCACAAGGCTGCGAGACGTTCGGCCGGCAGGTAAGGGCGCGTTCTTTCTCTCATCCTCCGCGGGCGGCGTCTATGCCGGGTCGACTCACCCCCCGTTCAGTGAGTCGACGACGCCACGGCCGCTGAGTCCCTACGGCGAGACGAAGCTCGCTCAGGAGGAGATCCTGCGGATGACGCTTCAAGGCCGCGTCCCGCTCGTCATCGGGCGGTTCTCAAACCTCGCCGGGCCGGGTCAGAATCTTGCGAAACAGCAGGGTCTGGTCAGTCAGCTATGTCGAGCCGCGGTCACGCGACAATCGTTGAACGTTTTCGTGCCGATGGAGACACTGCGCGACTACTTATACGTCGATGATGCCGCTGCGATGGTGTGCGCGCTGGTCGAGAATGTGGTGCGCGACCAGCCGTCGGAGCCGTTGCTGCGCAATATCTCGTCTCAACGACCCGTGTCCGTCTGCACCGTGCTACGAACGGTACAACAGGTCGCACACCGCTCCGTCCGCATCGCACTCGGGACCAGCCCGTCCTCGCGTTATCACGTTCGGGATCTGAGGCTTTGCACAGAGTATCCGCGCGAGTTCCAGAGCGTGGCAATCACGCCGTTTCCCGTGACAGTCAAGCGCGTGTACGAGTCTGTACTACGGCAACAAGCAATGCGCTAG